GGGATTAGGGGCTAGGGAAGAGGGAAGAGAGGGGCTAGGGGTTAGGGATTAGGGGCTAGGGAAGAGGAAAGGGAGAGGGAAGAGGGAAAACAGAGGGAAAAGGGAAAAGATTTATTCTCCCGCTCCCCCACTCCCCCACTCCCCCGCTCTTCCCCTAGCCCCTAGCCCCTAGCCCTAACCCCTTCCCCAGGCAGCCGATCGAAAAATTGACACAGATAAACTTAACGTAGCTTAACGTTCAGGGTAAAATGACCAAGTGATGTGAGTAAGCACAAATTACTAGGCAACGAGAAATGTTAACTGCTTCATCTAGAACTTCTACGATCCAACGTCCTACTTTGGCTTCTGACGAACTCACCCATATGTCTGTGGCGTTAGCAAATCAAGTCAAACTGATGCAGTCAATGAAGTCTGTGTACCAGGCAGATCAGCAAGTCAAGCTCTTGAATTTGCAAGCTGATGTAGAAAATTTGTTGCAAGAACTACAAAATATCAAACAGCAACAGGTGACCTTAGAGAACCAAGAGGTGGCGAACTAGGACAAAAATGACAACTGATAGAAGCAAATAGCAGGTATCTTACCTGCTAGGCTCAGTTGCTGCCTTACAAAAATAAACTTTCCTTTCATCTTGGCTGGGATGTCAGCTTGGCTCGATCGAGCCACACGATGATAGTGCAGTCACAAGATTGTGGTATAAAGGCAAAAGTTTTGCCAACTGCACTGCTGCTTATAAACAAAAAACCTGGAATTCGTTTTAAGCCGGGGATTTTAGCACAAGCTCTCTCAAAAGGTAAAACACATCATCAGCACAGCCTGTATGCTTCGCATACAGAAATGGGTACTTCACCTTTACTGGCATTTGGAGACCTCTAAATTTATACATGACTGCATCGACGATCAAACCACAGAACCAGGCATTGACTCTTAACCCTTCGGAGTTACGCCTCAGACATATATTGAAAACTCTGCCGCGCGAAGTATTCATCAAGGATCGGCGAAAAGCTTGGACATCAGTTGCGATCAGCGTTTTGCTGGCTTGCCTGGGCTATGTGAGCATCGCCTTTTCACCCTGGTTTCTGTTGCCATTATGTTGGATTTTTACGGGTACGGCGCTGACTGGTTTTTTTGTGATCGGTCATGACTGTGGCCATCGTTCATTTGCCAACCGACGGTGGGTGAACGATTTGGTGGGTCACACAATGATGCTGCCTTTGATTTATCCTTTCCACAGCTGGCGCATATTGCACAATTATCACCACGCTCACACTAATAAGCTAGATGAGGATAATGCTTGGCAACCTTTTAAGCCAGAGTTTTATGGCAGTGCGGGACGCCCGTTGCAGTGGGGTTATCAGGCAATCCGAGGCTGGTTTTGGTGGGTGGGTTCGATCGCGCATTGGGCCCTTTTGCACTTTGATTGGTCGCGATTTGAGGGCAAACAGCGATCGCAAGTGAAATTTTCGTCGCTACTGGTGCTAGTAACAGCTGCGATCGCTTTCCCGATCCTAATTGCGACGATCGGCATCTGGGGCTTCGTCAAGTTCTGGTTAGCACCCTGGCTAGTTTACCATTTTTGGATGAGTACCTTTACCCTAGTACACCACACAGATCCAGAAATTCCCTTTAAGCCAGAAAGCGAGTGGAACGAAGCTATGGCCCAACTAGCTGGCAGCGTTCACTGCGACTACCCTCGTTGGGTGGAAATTCTCTGCCACGATATCAACGTTCACGTTCCCCATCACCTTTCTACTGCCATTCCTTCCTATAATCTCCGAATGGCTCATCGCAGTTTGAAACAAAATTGGGGACAGTATTTACGGGAATGCCGCTTCTCTTTGTCTTTAATGAACAAGATTGTAAGCGAGTGCCACTTGTATCATCCACAGGAGAACTACGAATCTTTCCAAAGCTACCATTCCAGTCTCAAGGACAATAAAAAATAAACTGTAGTTAAAAGCAATTCAGTTTTAACTAAAAAATGCCCAGTCGCTTAAGCGGCTGGGCGTTTGCACAAATTGTAAAATCTATTTGTGGATAGAAGGGCTTCCCAGTCACTACTCGTTAGACTACGGCCAATACAACTTTTGAAATTCCCAACAGTTTCTTGGCATGACACAACCGATACCTAAGCAGTCGCTGACTCCCCTAACTGAAAACAGACGCCTCAACCTTCATGATGTCTACATTTGCCCCGTTTGTCGTTACGGGGAGCTTTCGGTACTGACCCTGACGGAATCTTTTGCTTGTAACTTTTGTCGCCATATTTTCACGACTAACCTTAACGATCAGTTGCTGATAATGGCTGATAGTTCGCAGCCAATGGCTTGGCGATGGACGGGTCGCAACTGGAAAATAGCTCATCAGAAGGATTCTGAACTTACCGCAGTTCTTTGGCTGCTGGGAGCGGCTTTAGTGATTTTCCCTACCCTAATTGTGGGGCTTTCTGCTTATATTTTTCCTGCCGAAGAGGGGAGTTACGGTGCTTGGCTTCCCAAGTTTTGGATTGGTTTGACTTTTGTTTGCCATCTCTCTTTTGTAGTTTGGCTGCTAGCGGAAAATTATCAATTACCTTATTACATGGTATTGAAAGTTAAGTTGCGAGAATTCTTAAGTCGTAGAGAAGAAAGAACTTAAAATTGTAGATTGGGTTAAACGAAGCGGGAAAACCAAAGATAATTTGTAGGGTGGGCACTGCCCACCAAAATGGCTATAACCTTTGAACAGAGATAATGGTGGGCACTGCCCACCCTACGTTTAATTTTGCCTACCTACTTTAGCAATACCTGTTCGTAAAGTTGACCGGCGCGTTCCCAAGTGTATTCTGTTTCTACAAGCGATCGCCCATTTTTCGATAGTTCTTCTCGCAGTTTGGTATCTTCAAATAAGCGGGCGATCGCGCTCACATATTCCTCAATGCGATTTGCTCGCAAGGCGCGTAAGGGTACGTCGCGAGTATCCACGGCGAGTCCTTCCAAACCGCGATCGCTCGCTACTACCGGTACTCCAGCTGCCATTGCTTCTAGGGTTTTATTCTTAATACCATAACCCGCACGCAATGGCACAACACAAACTGTACTCGCGTGCAAATAATCTGCCATTGAAGCAACTTTACCCGTAACGATAACTCCGGTGCATTCCCCCAGTGCCAAAACTTCTGCTGTCGGACGTGCGCCGACAATGCTAAAAGTTGTATCGGGGTAATTTTTTTGCAGTTCTGGCAATACGTCTAAGGCAAAAAAACGAGCGGCGTCGATATTGTGGGTGGCGTCCATTGCGCCAACGAATATTAGTTTATGTCCTCCCGGATCGGAGGTACGATAGGGAAATATTTCTAAATCTACGCCGTTGGGAATGACTGGGATTGGCGCGTCGGGACGGAGTTTGAGGAATTGCTGTTTGTCGTCTGCGGTGGTGACGACGATGCGATCGAATTTCCCAGAGTAGCGTTTCTCGTAGCGTTCTAATAATAGCATGAGATAAAGGCGATCGCGTAAAGCATTCGGTGACGCTCCCATTTCCAAATGATCGCGAATCCACCCATAAACCGAACTGTGAATATCGACAACTGTCTTAACCGATTTGCGAAATTCAGGGCGAACGTAAATTTCATTAACGCTGTGTTCGCAGGTAATAACATCGCATTTTCCAGCTTTGACAAACTCATCTACCCAACTTTGAATTTCCGGTGAGTAGCGGTATAAAACATTCGGTGGTGTTGCTTTGATGACTGATTCTGCAAAACGTGCTGCTTTACCAAATAATCCTTCTATTCCCCCTTGTTTCGGTTCTGGGGGTAAGGGAAAAATTACCAGATTACTTACCCATTGACGCAGTTCTTCTATTTCTGTATCTGTTACTCCCGCGTGGCGTTGGGTCACCAGCGTGATATGATGGCGCTGGTGCAGGTATTTCAGCAGGTTGAAAGTTCTGATTTCCGTTCCGCCTCGGCTGGGTGGATAGGGGAACGTGGACGACAGCATGAGAATATTCATACAAGTTACTCAAATAGAAGTCGTAATTGCAGTGATTTGATAGACATTAGCCTATATCTATCTTGTCCGGCATTGTCGCTGTGCCGGAAATTACCTTGATGAGAGTGTAGTAGCCGATGAAGGTGATTTATCGCCATTGGGAAGCAAGTGGCCGGAGTCTTTGCGGAACAGATGCAGTAAAATCATCCTCACACATAGGCCAATGTAAAATACATCTATCTTAGGATAGTAGTTTTTATCTGAATGTCTATACAGGCAGTTTGACATTGTTAGTTTACTCGGATATAACTGTTTTAATAAACTGTATTTTTTGGTAATGTTAGTAGAGATTTTGCCTCGCTCGCGCTATGCCACACTCCAAAAAATAAACAGGTAACCTCAAAAATATCTCTTCCCTGTATTTTTTTATGAATTAAAATTTTCAAAACCAAACAATGACTTCATTCAATATGTACGATCTGGGTGCTTTAGAAAAAAATTTGTTTCAACAAAAATTTGAGGTGCGTTCCTTTTTAAGTCTTCATCCAAAATTATTTTTCC
This portion of the Aerosakkonema funiforme FACHB-1375 genome encodes:
- a CDS encoding fatty acid desaturase; protein product: MTASTIKPQNQALTLNPSELRLRHILKTLPREVFIKDRRKAWTSVAISVLLACLGYVSIAFSPWFLLPLCWIFTGTALTGFFVIGHDCGHRSFANRRWVNDLVGHTMMLPLIYPFHSWRILHNYHHAHTNKLDEDNAWQPFKPEFYGSAGRPLQWGYQAIRGWFWWVGSIAHWALLHFDWSRFEGKQRSQVKFSSLLVLVTAAIAFPILIATIGIWGFVKFWLAPWLVYHFWMSTFTLVHHTDPEIPFKPESEWNEAMAQLAGSVHCDYPRWVEILCHDINVHVPHHLSTAIPSYNLRMAHRSLKQNWGQYLRECRFSLSLMNKIVSECHLYHPQENYESFQSYHSSLKDNKK
- a CDS encoding glycosyltransferase family 4 protein; its protein translation is MNILMLSSTFPYPPSRGGTEIRTFNLLKYLHQRHHITLVTQRHAGVTDTEIEELRQWVSNLVIFPLPPEPKQGGIEGLFGKAARFAESVIKATPPNVLYRYSPEIQSWVDEFVKAGKCDVITCEHSVNEIYVRPEFRKSVKTVVDIHSSVYGWIRDHLEMGASPNALRDRLYLMLLLERYEKRYSGKFDRIVVTTADDKQQFLKLRPDAPIPVIPNGVDLEIFPYRTSDPGGHKLIFVGAMDATHNIDAARFFALDVLPELQKNYPDTTFSIVGARPTAEVLALGECTGVIVTGKVASMADYLHASTVCVVPLRAGYGIKNKTLEAMAAGVPVVASDRGLEGLAVDTRDVPLRALRANRIEEYVSAIARLFEDTKLREELSKNGRSLVETEYTWERAGQLYEQVLLK